CGGTGACATGAACCAAATTCAGCTAAACGAATCGGAAGATCACGGTAAGATTTTAAACCTTGGTTAAACACTTGAACATGACATGGGCAGTTCATTGGTTTTACCGCATAGTTGCGGCTTTCTGAACTGGTGGTAAACATGTTTTCAGCATAGTTTGCCGCATGACCTGATTTTTCCCAAAGGGTGAAGTCCACCACTTGTGGAGTACGGATTTCAAGGTAGCCGTTTTCTTGCTGAACTTTACGCATGTATTGTTCAAGTACTTGGTAAATGGTCCAGCCGTTCGGATGCCAGAACACCATACCTGGTGCTTCTTCTTGCATATGGAACAGGTCAAGCGCTTTACCAATTTTACGGTGATCGCGTTTTTCAGCTTCTTCAATACGTTTTACATATGCTGCAAGCTGTTTCTTGTCTGCCCAAGCAGTACCATAGATCCGTTGTAGCTGTTCGTTTTTCGCATCACCACGCCAATAAGCGCCAGAGATTTTAGTGAGCTTGAACGATTTTAAGAATTTAGTATTTGGTACATGCGGACCACGGCACATATCCAAGTAGTCTTGATGGTAGTACAAGCCCATTTCAGTTTCGTCAGGCATGTCTTCGATCAGACGTAATTTGTATTCTTCGCCACGTTTAGTGAATTCTGCAATCACTTCATCACGTGGAGTCATTTTTTTGATGACGTCATAGTCTTGGTCGATGAGCTTTTTCATACGCTCTTCGATCGCTGCCATGTCGTCTAAAGTAAATGGACGTGGCATCCAGATGTCATAGTAGAAACCTTCTTCAATGACAGGACCAATCACCATTTTTGCTTCTGGGAAAAGTTGCTTAACTGCATGTCCCACCAAGTGAGCACATGAGTGACGAATGATGTGAATACCATCTTCATCTTTAGGCGTAATAATTTGTAAGGTTGCGTCTTCAGTAATTAAGTCAGATGCATCAACTAAACGATCGTTCACACGACCTGCAACTGTATTTTTCGCAAGACCAGGACCGATGCTTTGAGCAACTTCCATCACAGATACG
This window of the Acinetobacter sp. NCu2D-2 genome carries:
- the thrS gene encoding threonine--tRNA ligase; translation: MPIITLPNGDQKQFDQAVSVMEVAQSIGPGLAKNTVAGRVNDRLVDASDLITEDATLQIITPKDEDGIHIIRHSCAHLVGHAVKQLFPEAKMVIGPVIEEGFYYDIWMPRPFTLDDMAAIEERMKKLIDQDYDVIKKMTPRDEVIAEFTKRGEEYKLRLIEDMPDETEMGLYYHQDYLDMCRGPHVPNTKFLKSFKLTKISGAYWRGDAKNEQLQRIYGTAWADKKQLAAYVKRIEEAEKRDHRKIGKALDLFHMQEEAPGMVFWHPNGWTIYQVLEQYMRKVQQENGYLEIRTPQVVDFTLWEKSGHAANYAENMFTTSSESRNYAVKPMNCPCHVQVFNQGLKSYRDLPIRLAEFGSCHRNEPSGSLHGIMRVRGFTQDDAHIFCTKEQIGSEVADFIKLTLDVYKDFGFEEVQMKLSTRPEKRVGDDALWDMAEKSLADALDAAGLEWELQPGEGAFYGPKIEFSLKDCLGRVWQCGTIQCDFNLPERLDASYVTEDNDRDQPVMLHRAILGSFERFIGILIEHYAGFMPPWLSPVQACVMNITDSQAEACESVVAKLKESGIRSISDLRNEKIGFKIRERTLERIPYLLVLGDREVEEGTVNVRTRSGKNLGTMSIDAFVDLVKTAVAERGRYIVE